The following are from one region of the Treponema denticola genome:
- a CDS encoding ATP-binding cassette domain-containing protein: MSNKPKLKVFSFYMFFVFLVLLGAQYILLDLYSSRLFAFQENLLNLKTIQARPLVETLVLIAGLLLINILARFAIIRFGRRKLQIKKDMVEKYLRLPFTYYYDVNYAQVLDSLQSYPEFFINDVLKIYRLFFNAVICVLIFIKLFYVSAMLSVLSLGLLFVFFLIDRFFLRLVRNIDKLRIKTAPSLYKELGDSVSGRLDIRSVSSHKYFEQGIFLKMDKLCNGCFKKKEGIAISRNNLERIIQKVLPLLSLLVALFLFKDKSVGNTIMPFYMLFILLPNPLSTISIFEHIKNLKTMIEPIEELLQKEETKRGSALFNYDDINVNSLTVNLRNQYLLNNINLNIKRCEKVLIIGDSGSGKSVFLNCLMGADYNQKGQVNYGSTEVKEFSSESFLQNTSFLDLKGLVLPGTLRYNLLLNSLEKIRDDALKSLIRSVGIAEFIPFLHDLDTVLDPDTLSDGERVTVSLLRELIKKPQIFFLDETFSSLDVAVEDRFLKYLMSTDSTVIMISHKKEHVQYFERVLYFQAGNIRVDIKAKYALTNPPIKDFYNSVYQNMQKGEAL; encoded by the coding sequence ATGTCAAATAAACCAAAGTTAAAAGTCTTCTCTTTTTATATGTTTTTTGTTTTTCTTGTTTTACTCGGGGCTCAATATATTCTTTTAGATTTATATTCTTCCCGCTTATTTGCATTTCAAGAAAATTTATTAAACCTTAAAACAATTCAAGCAAGACCTCTTGTAGAAACTCTTGTTTTGATTGCAGGTCTTTTACTTATCAATATACTTGCGCGTTTTGCAATCATCCGTTTTGGGCGTAGAAAATTGCAGATAAAAAAAGATATGGTAGAAAAATATTTAAGACTTCCCTTTACTTATTATTATGATGTAAACTATGCTCAGGTTTTAGATTCATTACAAAGTTACCCCGAGTTTTTTATAAACGATGTTTTAAAAATATACAGACTTTTTTTTAATGCTGTAATTTGTGTTTTGATTTTTATAAAACTTTTTTATGTAAGTGCGATGCTTTCTGTCTTATCTCTGGGATTATTATTTGTATTCTTTTTAATAGATAGATTTTTTTTACGCCTTGTCCGGAACATAGATAAGCTGAGAATAAAGACCGCTCCCTCCTTGTACAAGGAACTCGGAGATTCCGTTTCCGGACGCTTGGATATCCGCTCGGTAAGCTCGCATAAATATTTTGAACAAGGTATCTTTTTAAAAATGGATAAACTTTGTAACGGGTGTTTTAAAAAGAAGGAAGGTATAGCTATAAGCCGAAATAATTTGGAGCGCATTATTCAAAAAGTTTTACCTCTTCTTTCACTTCTGGTTGCCTTATTTCTTTTTAAAGATAAGAGCGTAGGGAACACGATTATGCCTTTCTATATGCTTTTTATTTTATTGCCGAATCCTTTGAGTACGATTTCCATATTTGAACATATTAAAAATCTAAAAACAATGATTGAACCCATTGAAGAGCTTTTACAAAAAGAAGAAACTAAAAGAGGAAGCGCTTTATTTAATTATGATGATATAAATGTTAATTCATTAACCGTGAACTTACGCAACCAATACCTTCTTAATAATATCAATCTAAATATTAAACGATGTGAAAAAGTTTTAATCATAGGAGACTCCGGCTCGGGAAAATCCGTATTTTTAAATTGTCTTATGGGTGCAGACTATAATCAAAAAGGGCAAGTAAACTACGGCAGTACGGAAGTAAAAGAATTCTCTTCTGAAAGTTTTTTGCAAAACACTTCATTCCTTGATCTAAAAGGATTGGTCTTGCCCGGTACATTAAGATACAACCTGCTTTTAAATAGTCTTGAAAAAATTAGAGATGATGCCTTAAAGTCTCTTATTCGTTCTGTGGGTATTGCAGAATTTATTCCGTTTTTACATGACCTTGATACGGTTCTTGATCCCGATACTTTATCTGACGGGGAAAGAGTTACGGTTTCACTTTTAAGAGAACTTATTAAAAAGCCTCAAATATTTTTTCTTGATGAAACTTTCAGCTCGCTGGATGTTGCGGTTGAAGACCGCTTTTTAAAATACCTAATGTCAACCGATAGTACGGTAATTATGATTTCTCATAAAAAAGAACATGTTCAATATTTCGAACGGGTGCTTTATTTTCAAGCCGGAAATATCCGCGTAGATATAAAAGCAAAATATGCTTTAACGAATCCGCCGATAAAAGATTTTTACAATTCGGTATATCAGAATATGCAAAAAGGAGAGGCCTTATGA
- a CDS encoding DUF6994 family protein, with product MNKYKTDIGTCKNIITEFVNSKYLNGDINKLVSFSFSDLCDDNYFGCKGRFFDEDDTDLARAIMYLIWFNKIPDLAFDDIGTGKNYRGDTLNTYNTLFGRNNQYKKYITNSSLENTILEFKKKYVTLGNFMLMPNITKQGKKSINCYRGVGSGWYDYFDIFLNELNKCLNKFDGNDAVLSMLIEENDFYFKKINNIKIFCEVNYLDSYLLNKKVKILFEPYIYHWKYKSIDEKIQKLYSEFVKKYISQVNDIINFRSKKMFKDLLIKMY from the coding sequence ATGAATAAATATAAAACAGATATTGGTACATGCAAAAATATAATAACAGAGTTTGTAAATTCAAAATACTTAAATGGAGATATTAATAAGCTTGTCAGCTTTTCATTTTCAGATTTGTGTGATGATAATTATTTCGGTTGCAAGGGCAGATTTTTTGATGAAGATGATACAGATTTAGCAAGAGCAATAATGTATTTAATTTGGTTTAATAAAATACCTGATTTAGCATTTGATGATATTGGAACAGGTAAAAATTACAGAGGAGATACTCTGAATACTTACAATACATTATTTGGAAGAAATAACCAATATAAAAAATATATTACAAATTCTTCCTTAGAAAATACAATACTTGAGTTTAAGAAAAAATATGTAACACTTGGTAATTTTATGTTAATGCCAAATATAACAAAACAAGGTAAGAAATCTATTAATTGTTACAGAGGTGTCGGTAGTGGATGGTACGATTATTTTGATATTTTTTTAAATGAATTGAATAAGTGTTTGAATAAATTTGATGGGAATGATGCAGTTCTCTCGATGCTAATAGAAGAAAATGATTTTTACTTCAAAAAAATAAATAATATAAAAATATTTTGTGAGGTCAATTATCTGGATTCTTATCTTTTAAATAAAAAGGTAAAAATTTTATTTGAACCTTATATTTATCATTGGAAATATAAATCTATTGATGAAAAAATACAAAAACTATATTCTGAATTCGTTAAAAAATATATTAGTCAAGTTAATGATATAATCAACTTTCGTTCAAAGAAGATGTTCAAGGATTTACTAATAAAAATGTACTAA
- the rlmJ gene encoding 23S rRNA (adenine(2030)-N(6))-methyltransferase RlmJ gives MLSYRHGFHAGNQADVFKHSVLFSFLKLYTQKQKPFTAFDLNAGSAYYNLLSEWSLKTGEAEEGIIRFLDLYKKEKLPLPIPEDFKAYLDFCLKNYDENSSYAGSPEIIRSFLQKESNLILCDLHSAEAEKLKEIYKRAENVHVHKRDCYEAVRALTPPIPIRGFALFDPSYEVDSDYTAIAEAVEKVCKKWPIGIFIIWYPILNHKTEECRALKNRITKAMSNKILNIEVKHFSNKIDSENEYGLQGSGLLITNPPWGLEEKLKEICGYIEKVSAGLD, from the coding sequence TTGCTGAGTTATCGTCACGGCTTTCATGCAGGAAATCAGGCCGATGTTTTTAAGCACTCGGTTCTCTTTTCTTTTTTAAAACTCTACACCCAAAAGCAAAAGCCATTTACGGCTTTCGATTTAAATGCAGGAAGTGCTTACTATAATCTTTTAAGCGAATGGAGTTTAAAAACCGGCGAAGCGGAAGAAGGGATAATCCGCTTTTTAGATTTATATAAAAAAGAAAAACTGCCTCTTCCAATACCTGAAGACTTCAAAGCCTATCTGGATTTTTGCCTAAAAAATTATGATGAAAATTCCTCTTATGCCGGCTCTCCTGAAATCATCCGTTCATTTTTACAAAAAGAATCCAATTTGATTTTATGCGATTTACATTCTGCCGAAGCCGAAAAATTAAAAGAAATTTATAAGCGTGCAGAAAATGTTCATGTACACAAAAGGGATTGCTATGAGGCTGTCAGGGCACTTACGCCGCCTATTCCTATCCGGGGCTTTGCCTTGTTTGATCCAAGCTACGAAGTCGATTCTGACTATACAGCGATTGCAGAGGCTGTCGAAAAGGTCTGTAAAAAATGGCCCATAGGTATCTTTATAATTTGGTATCCCATATTGAATCACAAAACCGAAGAGTGCCGAGCTCTAAAAAACCGAATCACTAAGGCTATGAGCAATAAAATATTAAACATTGAGGTCAAGCATTTTTCAAACAAGATAGATTCTGAAAATGAATACGGCTTACAAGGCTCAGGCCTTTTAATCACAAATCCGCCATGGGGCTTGGAAGAAAAACTGAAAGAAATATGCGGATATATTGAGAAAGTGAGCGCCGGGTTAGATTGA
- a CDS encoding MATE family efflux transporter has protein sequence MENLSCSKCVCDETGLQLKPKKISKNLWKLAYPTMISAGLQNFYDIVDMVWVGQISKTALSGVTLFSSIYMLFTILNEVAGASSVSMISQNYGRGDMEKTQRIAEQTISFKVVLAIMSAFLLAIFLKPILWFFLPDQEVLNSALEYGWLRIFFIPIMFSSYSVNTIFRCTGDAKTPLHIMIISTIINLVLDPVFMFDIIPGTSIPGLGMGVFGAALATVTARTISFLYGFLILLSGRRKVKISFRGLFRLDKKIDADLLLIGLPSGINSLVRSFAQVTIMKFVTVYGADAVALAGVGGKLSQCAFMPIFGFNMGGATLIGQSLGRDNVKEAKLTSKINAFMSASVVGIFAVIIMGTPQTFLRFFFPNDPSMLLQGSLMLRIFYPSFIILSMGLGLAVVFSGSGHTRPILYSTLGSRWFVQIPFLFLVVNILHLPLFAVWTSYIFSEAAEFIVILYHYRKGVWCNKRV, from the coding sequence ATGGAAAATCTATCCTGCTCAAAGTGTGTTTGTGATGAAACCGGTCTTCAATTAAAACCTAAAAAAATATCTAAAAATTTATGGAAGCTGGCCTATCCTACAATGATTTCCGCAGGCTTGCAAAACTTTTATGATATTGTCGATATGGTTTGGGTAGGGCAGATATCTAAGACGGCTCTTTCAGGTGTTACCCTCTTTTCTTCCATATACATGCTTTTTACTATTTTGAATGAAGTCGCCGGTGCAAGTTCTGTGTCAATGATTTCGCAAAACTACGGCCGAGGCGATATGGAAAAGACTCAGCGTATTGCCGAACAGACTATCAGCTTTAAGGTTGTGCTTGCAATAATGTCAGCTTTTCTTTTAGCCATTTTTTTAAAACCGATTTTATGGTTTTTTCTTCCGGATCAAGAAGTTTTAAATTCCGCTTTAGAATACGGATGGCTGAGAATCTTTTTTATTCCTATAATGTTTTCTTCGTATTCGGTAAATACGATTTTTAGATGTACCGGAGATGCAAAAACACCCCTTCACATTATGATAATATCCACCATCATAAACTTGGTTTTAGATCCTGTTTTTATGTTCGATATAATTCCCGGAACAAGTATCCCGGGCTTAGGTATGGGTGTTTTTGGTGCAGCCCTTGCAACAGTAACAGCCCGAACTATAAGTTTCTTATACGGATTTTTGATTCTTTTAAGCGGAAGGCGCAAGGTAAAAATAAGCTTTAGAGGTCTTTTTAGACTTGACAAAAAAATAGATGCCGACCTTTTACTCATAGGACTTCCTTCAGGCATTAACTCACTTGTCCGCAGCTTTGCTCAGGTAACGATTATGAAATTCGTAACAGTTTACGGAGCAGATGCAGTTGCTCTTGCAGGGGTCGGAGGTAAGCTTTCGCAGTGTGCCTTTATGCCTATTTTCGGATTTAATATGGGCGGAGCAACTTTAATAGGTCAAAGCCTTGGCCGAGACAATGTTAAGGAAGCAAAGCTTACTTCTAAGATAAACGCTTTTATGTCAGCCTCTGTAGTAGGAATTTTTGCAGTCATAATTATGGGAACGCCTCAAACTTTTTTGCGGTTTTTCTTCCCAAATGATCCGTCAATGCTTTTGCAGGGTAGTTTAATGTTGCGTATATTTTATCCTTCCTTTATAATTTTATCTATGGGATTGGGGCTCGCTGTGGTTTTTTCAGGTTCAGGTCATACAAGGCCCATACTTTATTCTACCTTGGGTTCTCGCTGGTTTGTACAAATCCCGTTTTTATTTTTGGTTGTAAATATTTTACACCTTCCCCTATTTGCCGTTTGGACTTCATATATTTTTTCGGAGGCAGCCGAATTTATAGTCATTCTATATCACTACCGCAAAGGGGTTTGGTGTAATAAGAGGGTTTAA
- a CDS encoding potassium channel family protein — MKKFAIMGLGTFGVRMLDELIKIGAEVMIIEQNKDLIEMYKPKASSAIVLEEISELSVRKILPSKVDTVIVDFGRKVELSVISTTILKNLGIANIVVRAQSDEHGRLLKTVGATSVIYPDSEAAKRTTPILAADLLLKFMPISKNLALAEVGVEARYVGKSLAESNIRKDMGVNIIARRKKESEDFIFMDDPEYKFEDDDVLLVVASEEHIYNFSGGKISLKNNLKKDGDIKPSIFKNLFSSKKV; from the coding sequence ATGAAAAAATTTGCGATTATGGGTTTAGGAACATTCGGAGTACGAATGTTGGATGAGCTTATAAAAATAGGGGCTGAGGTTATGATCATCGAGCAAAATAAAGACCTTATCGAAATGTATAAACCAAAGGCTTCTTCTGCAATTGTACTTGAAGAAATAAGTGAGCTTTCAGTACGCAAAATTCTTCCCTCCAAGGTGGATACGGTAATCGTAGATTTCGGCCGCAAGGTGGAGCTTTCAGTAATTAGCACGACAATATTAAAAAATTTAGGCATTGCAAACATTGTTGTACGTGCCCAATCCGACGAACACGGAAGACTTTTAAAAACCGTCGGGGCCACCAGTGTAATTTATCCCGACAGTGAAGCAGCCAAAAGAACGACCCCTATTTTAGCCGCCGACCTCCTTCTTAAATTTATGCCTATTTCAAAAAATCTTGCCCTTGCCGAAGTCGGAGTAGAAGCACGATATGTCGGTAAAAGCCTTGCCGAATCAAATATCAGAAAAGATATGGGGGTAAACATTATAGCCCGCCGAAAAAAAGAAAGCGAAGACTTTATCTTTATGGATGACCCTGAGTATAAATTTGAAGATGATGATGTTCTTTTAGTTGTTGCCTCTGAAGAACACATCTATAATTTTTCCGGCGGTAAGATAAGCCTAAAAAATAATTTAAAAAAAGATGGAGATATAAAGCCGTCAATCTTTAAAAATCTTTTTTCTTCAAAAAAAGTATAG
- the gyrA gene encoding DNA topoisomerase (ATP-hydrolyzing) subunit A, with amino-acid sequence MEEIQTKEGGAVIPIPIENEVKRAYIDYSMSVIVSRALPDVRDGLKPVHRRILYSMEEKGLRSSGPTRKCAKIVGDVLGSYHPHGDASVYDALVRLGQDFSLRYPVIYPQGNFGTIGGDPPAAYRYTEAKMAKIAETMVEDIKKETVDFIPNFDDSTKEPTVLPAKFPFLLANGSSGIAVGMATNMPPHNLREIADAVSAYIDNPEIEIDELCKYMKGPDFPTGGVIYGRKGIKQAFKTGRGKILVRGKFTIEVDKKGKETIVFTEVPYQVNTTTLVSRIGELAREKIIDGIANVNDETSDRTGLRVVIELKRGAITKVVLNQLFAKTALQSSFGVINLALVNGRPETLNLKLLVKYFVEHRVDVVTRRTKFDLRKAEERAHILEALIVAIDNIDEVIKIIRASRDTQTAKNGLMERFGFDDVQAQAIVDMQLKRLTSLEIEDLRKELQELQVLIAHLKDLLAHPEKILALIKEETNEIAEKFGDERKTDIVADEVEELNIEDLIKKEEMVILISHLGYIKRIPATAYKSQNRGGKGSNSANLAEDDFLDQIFTASTHDYIMFITNAGKAYWLKVHEIQEASRTSRGSHIKSLLSVSSDEEITAVVSLKEFDDKTYLLMATAGGVVKKVTTDNFANAKTRGIIAIKLDEGDKLVSAILTGGKDEIMLITRRGQALRTSEEDIRSQGRSSRGVTGIKLSSEDELTGALRVTENQKMLVMTENGYGKRVEFSEFSAHGRGTGGQRIYTLSEKTGEVVGLLTVFDDDEVVCITGQGKTIRISVDSVGTMGRSAQGVRILDIESPDMLIGLDVVARDEE; translated from the coding sequence GTGGAAGAGATACAAACTAAGGAAGGCGGAGCCGTAATTCCGATTCCTATCGAAAATGAAGTAAAAAGAGCCTACATAGATTATTCAATGTCAGTTATCGTCAGCCGAGCCCTGCCCGATGTAAGGGACGGCCTAAAGCCCGTTCATAGGCGAATCCTTTATTCGATGGAAGAAAAGGGCTTACGCAGTTCAGGCCCCACCCGAAAGTGTGCTAAGATTGTAGGTGATGTATTAGGAAGTTACCACCCTCACGGCGACGCTTCGGTCTATGATGCCCTCGTCCGCCTTGGACAGGACTTCTCTCTCCGCTATCCGGTTATTTATCCCCAAGGAAACTTCGGAACCATAGGAGGCGACCCGCCCGCGGCTTACCGATACACGGAAGCTAAGATGGCCAAAATAGCCGAAACCATGGTCGAGGACATAAAAAAAGAAACAGTCGATTTTATTCCGAACTTTGACGATTCTACAAAAGAGCCGACTGTTCTTCCGGCTAAATTTCCCTTCTTGCTTGCAAACGGCTCAAGCGGAATTGCCGTCGGTATGGCAACCAATATGCCGCCCCACAACTTACGCGAAATAGCCGATGCGGTTTCAGCCTACATAGACAATCCCGAAATTGAAATAGACGAGCTTTGTAAATATATGAAAGGCCCCGATTTCCCGACAGGCGGAGTTATCTACGGACGAAAGGGAATAAAACAAGCCTTTAAAACAGGCCGCGGAAAAATATTGGTACGCGGTAAATTTACAATCGAGGTCGATAAAAAAGGAAAAGAAACAATAGTCTTTACCGAAGTACCCTATCAGGTAAACACGACTACCCTTGTATCCCGCATCGGGGAATTGGCCCGCGAAAAAATTATAGACGGAATCGCAAACGTAAACGATGAAACTTCGGATAGAACGGGTTTGCGTGTTGTTATAGAGCTAAAGAGGGGGGCTATTACAAAGGTCGTTTTAAACCAACTTTTTGCAAAGACAGCTCTTCAATCTTCTTTCGGAGTTATAAACCTTGCTCTTGTAAACGGAAGGCCTGAAACCCTTAACTTAAAACTTCTTGTAAAATACTTTGTCGAGCACAGGGTCGATGTAGTTACCCGCAGAACAAAATTCGATTTGCGTAAGGCGGAAGAAAGAGCTCATATCTTGGAAGCCCTCATCGTTGCCATCGACAATATAGATGAAGTTATCAAAATAATAAGAGCCTCCCGCGATACGCAAACGGCAAAAAACGGCTTAATGGAAAGGTTCGGCTTTGATGATGTTCAAGCTCAGGCCATAGTCGATATGCAGCTAAAGCGTTTGACAAGCTTGGAAATCGAAGACCTTCGAAAAGAGTTACAGGAATTGCAGGTTCTAATCGCTCACTTAAAAGACCTCCTTGCCCATCCCGAAAAGATTTTAGCCTTAATAAAGGAAGAAACTAACGAGATTGCCGAAAAGTTCGGAGATGAACGCAAGACCGATATAGTAGCCGATGAGGTTGAAGAGCTCAATATCGAAGACCTTATCAAAAAAGAAGAGATGGTTATTTTAATTTCCCACCTCGGATATATTAAGCGTATTCCTGCCACAGCCTATAAGAGTCAAAACAGGGGAGGTAAGGGTTCCAACTCTGCAAACCTTGCCGAAGACGACTTTTTGGATCAGATTTTTACAGCCTCAACCCATGACTATATTATGTTTATCACAAATGCGGGAAAGGCCTACTGGTTAAAGGTGCATGAAATACAGGAAGCAAGCAGAACAAGCCGCGGCTCTCACATAAAATCCCTTCTTTCGGTTTCTTCCGATGAAGAAATTACGGCCGTTGTTTCCTTAAAAGAATTCGATGATAAAACCTATCTTTTGATGGCAACAGCGGGCGGTGTTGTAAAAAAAGTAACAACCGATAATTTTGCAAATGCAAAAACCCGCGGAATCATCGCTATAAAACTTGATGAGGGCGATAAACTGGTAAGTGCAATTCTTACAGGCGGCAAGGACGAAATCATGCTGATTACCCGCCGAGGTCAGGCCCTCCGCACCAGCGAAGAGGACATCCGCTCTCAAGGGCGTTCGTCGCGAGGTGTTACCGGAATAAAGCTTTCTTCCGAGGATGAGCTTACAGGTGCACTCCGAGTAACGGAAAATCAAAAAATGCTTGTTATGACCGAAAACGGCTACGGTAAGCGTGTGGAGTTTTCCGAATTTTCCGCTCACGGAAGAGGAACCGGCGGACAGCGTATCTACACCCTTTCGGAAAAAACGGGAGAAGTTGTAGGGCTTCTTACCGTCTTTGATGACGATGAGGTTGTCTGCATAACGGGTCAAGGAAAAACTATCCGCATAAGCGTAGACTCTGTCGGCACTATGGGAAGGTCTGCACAGGGTGTAAGAATATTGGATATTGAAAGTCCCGATATGCTTATCGGGCTTGATGTTGTTGCCCGCGATGAAGAATAG
- a CDS encoding DNA cytosine methyltransferase — protein sequence MELKDKLDLTSFIGTKFKNESEEEQNMKAVVTHYLLNEHMENNELYKSEAVKFTQKAMTYSYPDKETDSEAAEKALQYGIFDSLDVPFPPPNNPKFTFIDLFAGIGGFRIAFQSLGGKCVFTSEWDSEAKKTYLANFGELPFGDITKDTTKLYIPEHFDILCAGFPCQAFSIAGKRGGFEDTRGTLFFEVADILKQKQPKAFFLENVKGLRNHNKGKTLETILNVLRNDLGYFVPEPQIINAKDFCLPQNRERIFIVGFHPCTKITKFAYPKPINKDTKFLDVKEKNVVPTKYYLSTQYLKTLKEHKERHKNKGNGFGYEIIDDNGITNAIMVGGMGRERNLVFDDRITDFKPMTNIKGEVNREGIRKMTPREWARLQGFPDEFIIPVSDASAYKQFGNSVAIPAIKATAKKILKEIKEYENGETKGK from the coding sequence ATGGAGTTAAAAGATAAACTGGATTTAACATCTTTCATAGGTACCAAATTTAAAAACGAATCTGAAGAAGAGCAAAATATGAAAGCAGTTGTAACTCATTACTTGCTAAATGAACACATGGAAAATAACGAGTTATATAAATCTGAAGCTGTCAAGTTTACTCAAAAGGCAATGACTTACTCTTACCCCGATAAAGAAACGGATTCTGAAGCTGCCGAAAAAGCCCTACAATACGGTATTTTTGATTCACTCGATGTTCCTTTTCCTCCACCTAATAATCCTAAATTTACTTTTATAGATTTATTCGCAGGCATAGGAGGATTTAGAATTGCTTTTCAAAGTTTAGGTGGAAAGTGTGTATTTACTAGTGAATGGGATAGTGAAGCCAAAAAGACCTATTTGGCAAACTTTGGAGAACTTCCCTTCGGAGATATTACAAAAGATACCACAAAACTATATATCCCGGAACACTTCGATATATTATGTGCGGGATTCCCATGCCAGGCTTTCTCTATCGCAGGTAAAAGAGGCGGTTTTGAAGACACGCGAGGTACTCTTTTTTTTGAAGTAGCAGATATATTAAAGCAAAAGCAACCCAAAGCTTTTTTTCTTGAAAATGTAAAGGGCCTTAGAAATCATAATAAAGGAAAAACATTAGAAACAATTTTAAATGTATTGAGAAACGATTTAGGATATTTTGTACCTGAACCACAAATAATAAATGCAAAAGATTTTTGCCTTCCTCAAAACAGAGAAAGGATATTTATTGTTGGATTCCATCCCTGTACAAAAATCACGAAATTTGCTTATCCAAAACCCATTAATAAGGATACAAAATTTTTAGATGTTAAGGAAAAAAATGTTGTTCCCACAAAATATTATTTATCTACTCAATACTTAAAAACACTTAAAGAGCATAAAGAAAGGCACAAAAATAAAGGAAACGGATTCGGCTATGAAATTATTGATGACAACGGTATAACAAATGCTATTATGGTTGGAGGTATGGGCAGGGAAAGAAACCTTGTATTTGATGACAGAATAACGGATTTCAAACCTATGACAAATATCAAGGGAGAAGTAAATAGAGAAGGCATAAGAAAGATGACACCGAGAGAATGGGCCAGGCTTCAAGGTTTTCCGGATGAATTTATTATTCCGGTTTCTGATGCTTCCGCATATAAACAATTCGGTAACTCTGTGGCGATTCCTGCGATTAAAGCGACAGCAAAAAAAATATTAAAAGAAATAAAGGAGTATGAAAATGGAGAAACTAAAGGGAAATAA
- a CDS encoding HpaII family restriction endonuclease, protein MEKLKGNKGEWSELYVLLKIIADQSLYAGDSELNKMENLIFPIIKILRDETSGKFQFSYDGDLVIIQKDKEIFRLPIKRFEEQSKILLTKLQEKTTTTFYIEELENFIHSFGSNSIKAKSSIKSDIKIIIHDPITGFNPELGFSIKSQLGSPSTLLNAGKTTNFIYEVKNFHPDDKTLNHINSINSKTKIKDRLKNIYRQGGKLEYICTENKVFNNNLTLIDSCLPLIVAELLKISYSSSLSNISQLITELEKKNPANFDVTSYHPFYAYKIKKFLMDVALGMMPGSVWTGELDATGGYLIVKGNGDVLCYHIYNKNKFEDYLFYNTRLETASSTRHDFGKLYYGEDKRLFFKLNLQIRFL, encoded by the coding sequence ATGGAGAAACTAAAGGGAAATAAAGGAGAATGGAGTGAGTTATATGTTTTATTAAAAATTATTGCTGATCAGAGTCTATATGCAGGCGATAGCGAATTAAACAAAATGGAAAATCTGATTTTCCCTATAATAAAAATTTTAAGAGATGAAACAAGCGGTAAATTTCAATTTTCATACGATGGAGACTTAGTCATTATACAGAAAGACAAAGAAATATTTAGATTACCCATAAAAAGATTTGAAGAGCAATCAAAGATTTTATTGACAAAACTGCAAGAGAAAACAACTACTACTTTTTATATAGAAGAATTAGAAAATTTTATACATTCTTTCGGTAGTAACAGTATAAAGGCAAAGTCCTCTATAAAAAGCGATATAAAAATAATTATTCATGACCCTATAACAGGTTTTAATCCCGAATTGGGCTTCAGTATAAAATCTCAACTAGGATCACCATCAACATTACTTAACGCAGGAAAAACTACAAACTTTATTTATGAGGTAAAAAATTTTCATCCTGATGATAAGACTTTGAACCATATAAACTCGATAAATTCAAAAACAAAAATAAAAGACAGGCTAAAAAATATATATCGGCAAGGAGGAAAATTAGAGTATATTTGTACAGAAAATAAAGTATTTAATAATAATTTAACTTTAATAGATAGTTGTTTGCCATTAATAGTTGCAGAACTATTAAAAATATCCTATTCATCATCTTTATCAAATATATCTCAGCTAATTACAGAATTGGAAAAGAAGAATCCCGCTAATTTCGATGTAACATCTTATCATCCATTTTATGCATACAAGATTAAAAAGTTTTTAATGGATGTAGCATTAGGAATGATGCCAGGTAGTGTCTGGACAGGAGAATTAGATGCAACCGGTGGATATCTTATTGTAAAAGGTAATGGAGACGTATTATGCTATCACATATATAATAAAAATAAATTTGAGGACTATCTTTTTTATAACACCAGGCTTGAAACAGCAAGTAGTACGAGACATGATTTCGGAAAATTATATTATGGTGAAGATAAAAGATTGTTTTTTAAACTAAATCTACAAATAAGGTTTCTATAA